From the Desulforamulus hydrothermalis Lam5 = DSM 18033 genome, one window contains:
- a CDS encoding GerAB/ArcD/ProY family transporter — MSKAYISPQQLFLLLLGFVVGTALFLVPSSAIGQAGQDAWLAPFIALPPGLLLLALLLVLNKMYPGRSIVQYSQSILGWPGKAVGLLVIWFALHLGALVLRNIVSFIDVIFLVGTPSAVLCTTITLLAAYAVRLGIEVMARALGIALVLATVFFAILQGTAMLFAQFDNLLPVLEKGWLPVLRAAVGIASFPGGEILVFGMVIYHLKPGRGAAWYPLAGLAAGLFMLFLSIERSVTVLGPAVAARAIYTPLVTINSIPGGQILVTLMAVIWYFFSIFKFIICYYAFVQGVAHWTGARDYRPLVLPAGALLAVFSLFVYKSAIDELFFAQTVWPVYAIPLEYGIPLLLWLAALLRKALGVNKNSAAADTENNSRL, encoded by the coding sequence TTGAGCAAGGCGTACATTTCTCCCCAACAACTTTTTTTGTTGCTGCTCGGTTTTGTGGTGGGGACAGCACTGTTTTTGGTTCCTTCCTCAGCCATCGGCCAGGCCGGCCAGGATGCCTGGCTGGCCCCGTTTATCGCCCTGCCGCCCGGCCTGCTGCTGCTGGCCCTGCTGCTGGTCTTAAACAAAATGTACCCCGGTAGGTCCATTGTGCAGTACAGCCAAAGCATCCTGGGCTGGCCGGGCAAAGCAGTGGGCCTGCTGGTAATCTGGTTTGCCCTGCACCTGGGCGCCCTGGTGCTGCGCAACATTGTCTCATTTATTGATGTTATTTTTTTGGTAGGCACCCCGTCGGCTGTTTTATGCACTACCATAACCCTTTTGGCCGCCTATGCGGTGCGGCTGGGCATTGAGGTGATGGCCCGGGCCCTGGGCATAGCGCTGGTGCTTGCGACGGTGTTTTTTGCAATTCTGCAGGGCACCGCCATGTTGTTTGCCCAGTTTGACAATCTGCTGCCGGTGCTGGAGAAGGGCTGGCTGCCGGTACTGCGGGCTGCGGTAGGCATTGCTTCCTTCCCCGGCGGCGAAATTCTGGTGTTTGGCATGGTCATTTATCACCTCAAACCCGGCCGGGGAGCCGCCTGGTACCCCCTGGCCGGCCTGGCGGCCGGTTTGTTCATGTTGTTTTTATCCATTGAACGCTCTGTCACCGTCCTGGGTCCGGCGGTGGCGGCCCGGGCCATCTATACCCCACTGGTTACTATTAACTCTATCCCCGGCGGGCAAATTCTGGTCACCCTGATGGCGGTTATCTGGTACTTTTTTTCCATCTTTAAGTTTATCATTTGTTACTATGCCTTTGTGCAAGGGGTGGCCCATTGGACCGGCGCCCGCGATTACCGCCCCCTGGTGCTGCCTGCCGGGGCCCTGCTGGCGGTTTTCAGCCTGTTTGTTTATAAAAGCGCCATTGACGAATTATTTTTTGCTCAAACCGTCTGGCCGGTTTATGCCATCCCCCTGGAATACGGTATCCCTCTTTTGTTATGGCTTGCCGCCCTGTTAAGAAAGGCCCTGGGCGTCAATAAAAACAGCGCCGCCGCTGACACCGAAAATAATTCCCGGTTATGA
- a CDS encoding Ger(x)C family spore germination protein produces MAVRLARLVLLLFLFANLTGCWDLREAEQTAIVVGFGIDRREDGAIQLVVQTVRPQTVGAAGGGGGSDQPSYHNWYATGATLFDAVRNLALQCPNQFFWSHNQVIIISERLARQGVREVLDFLERDPEFKQSTWLLVARQQSIADILEAGESNRQPPAKALADIINLRQRVAKYAVVNLGDFYQLLESPGQEPHTAGVTFFEGIMKPKEQIAKTVAQASKIFEQHVIDTAVFRGDRLVGWLNPTESRGLLWIKGEVQEGLVVTSYQNKKIVFEILHSTAKIKPQVLDGRLVIKIDIKTHCNLAEASPGIYKLDEAVKKQLEQLVAAQIKQEVMAAVSRCQELNSDAPGFAGAVHRSMPGTWQQGLAEQWPEMFPQLAVQVTVQPVIQGLGLTTTSLNPGQKYR; encoded by the coding sequence ATGGCGGTTCGCTTGGCTCGTCTGGTGTTACTTTTATTTTTATTTGCCAACCTGACCGGCTGCTGGGACCTGCGGGAGGCTGAACAAACCGCCATTGTGGTGGGTTTTGGCATTGACCGGCGGGAGGACGGTGCCATCCAGCTGGTGGTGCAAACGGTTCGGCCGCAAACCGTCGGCGCCGCTGGGGGAGGCGGCGGCAGTGATCAACCGTCCTACCATAACTGGTACGCCACCGGCGCCACCCTTTTTGATGCGGTGCGCAACCTGGCTTTGCAGTGCCCCAACCAGTTTTTCTGGTCCCATAACCAGGTAATTATCATTTCCGAACGACTGGCCCGGCAGGGTGTGCGGGAGGTGCTTGATTTTCTGGAAAGGGACCCGGAATTTAAGCAAAGCACCTGGCTGCTGGTGGCCCGGCAGCAATCCATAGCAGATATCCTGGAAGCGGGGGAGAGCAACCGGCAGCCCCCGGCCAAAGCGTTGGCCGATATTATTAACCTGCGGCAGCGGGTTGCCAAATATGCCGTTGTAAACCTGGGTGATTTTTACCAGTTGTTAGAAAGTCCTGGCCAGGAACCTCACACAGCCGGAGTTACTTTCTTTGAAGGAATTATGAAGCCCAAAGAACAGATTGCTAAAACAGTGGCTCAAGCCAGCAAAATATTTGAGCAGCACGTTATTGACACGGCGGTTTTCCGGGGGGACCGCCTGGTGGGCTGGCTCAACCCCACCGAAAGCCGGGGCCTGCTGTGGATCAAGGGTGAGGTTCAGGAAGGTTTGGTGGTAACCTCCTATCAAAATAAAAAAATTGTGTTTGAAATCTTACACAGTACCGCCAAAATAAAACCCCAGGTGCTTGACGGCCGCCTGGTGATAAAAATTGACATTAAAACCCACTGCAACCTGGCCGAAGCCAGCCCGGGCATTTACAAGCTGGATGAGGCGGTTAAAAAGCAACTGGAGCAATTGGTCGCCGCCCAAATTAAGCAGGAAGTTATGGCCGCCGTAAGCCGCTGTCAGGAGCTTAACAGCGATGCGCCGGGTTTTGCCGGGGCGGTGCACCGGAGCATGCCGGGCACCTGGCAGCAGGGGCTGGCTGAACAATGGCCGGAGATGTTTCCCCAACTGGCGGTGCAGGTGACGGTACAGCCCGTCATTCAAGGCCTGGGACTGACTACCACCTCGCTGAATCCCGGCCAGAAATACCGTTAG
- a CDS encoding spore germination protein: MGFLKYLLKLVFQPPLKKKPAQRPSELNLSQVYTQQELAKLPVSRSLARNLEQMASILGHNIDFVKRNFTLGRQDPLPAAVCFLNGMIDSQILSSHIMRPLLEAGDKSGPHLLELLDRGGLISKAEIQKGENLQTVLSRVLVGEVVLFIDGYSRAFIISCKGYNGRSIPEPVQENTVRGPREAFVELLSSNISLLRKRLVTPNLVVENYRLGRISITNVALVYLKGLASADLVAEVRQRLTRIEIDAVLESGYLEQFIKDNPYSPFPQVITTERPDKVAADLLEGRVAILTDNTPFALVAPGQFLSLLQSSEDYYTDYYFATFVRWIRLVSLVLALTLPSLYIAVTNFHQEMIPTTLFISIAANRQGVPFPAVIEAITMELLFETLREASIRLPTTLAQTISIVGALVIGQAAVQANIVSPAMIIVVAATGIATFTLPQYSLGQTVRLLRFPLMLAAAFLGLFGLMTALLAILLHLCALRSFGVPYLSPLAPFNWQSFKDTMLVAPHWSRRRRPAEMVQANTNRLGQNLRPGPDKG; the protein is encoded by the coding sequence ATGGGTTTCCTAAAATATTTATTAAAATTAGTTTTCCAGCCGCCCCTTAAAAAGAAGCCGGCCCAACGGCCCTCAGAACTCAACCTGAGTCAGGTTTACACCCAGCAGGAACTGGCCAAACTGCCGGTCAGCCGCAGCCTGGCCAGAAACCTGGAGCAGATGGCCAGTATCCTGGGGCACAATATTGACTTTGTTAAGAGAAATTTTACCCTGGGCCGGCAGGACCCGCTGCCGGCAGCCGTTTGCTTTCTAAATGGCATGATAGATTCGCAAATTTTAAGCTCACACATTATGCGTCCTTTGTTGGAGGCCGGCGATAAGTCCGGCCCCCACCTGCTGGAGCTGCTTGATCGGGGAGGACTTATCAGCAAAGCCGAAATACAAAAGGGAGAAAACCTGCAAACCGTCCTGTCCCGGGTATTGGTCGGAGAGGTTGTTTTATTTATTGACGGCTATAGCCGGGCCTTTATTATCAGCTGCAAAGGCTACAACGGCCGGAGCATTCCCGAACCGGTACAAGAAAACACCGTCCGGGGGCCCCGGGAAGCCTTTGTGGAGTTGTTATCCAGCAATATCAGCCTGTTGCGCAAGCGGCTGGTAACCCCCAATTTAGTGGTGGAAAATTACCGGCTGGGCCGCATCAGTATTACTAATGTAGCATTGGTTTACCTAAAGGGACTGGCTTCTGCAGACCTGGTGGCGGAAGTGCGGCAACGGCTAACCCGTATCGAAATTGACGCAGTTCTGGAAAGCGGTTATTTGGAACAGTTTATTAAAGACAATCCCTATTCGCCCTTTCCCCAGGTTATCACCACCGAACGCCCGGATAAAGTGGCGGCGGATTTGCTGGAAGGCCGGGTGGCCATCCTGACCGACAACACCCCCTTTGCGCTGGTGGCGCCGGGGCAGTTTTTGTCCCTGCTGCAGAGTTCCGAGGATTATTACACAGACTATTATTTTGCCACCTTTGTCAGATGGATCCGGCTGGTTTCTTTAGTGCTGGCCTTAACCTTACCGTCACTGTACATTGCGGTAACCAATTTTCACCAGGAGATGATCCCCACCACCCTGTTTATCAGCATTGCTGCCAACCGCCAGGGGGTACCCTTTCCGGCGGTGATCGAGGCTATAACCATGGAACTGCTTTTTGAGACCCTGCGGGAGGCCAGTATCCGCTTGCCCACCACCCTGGCCCAAACCATCAGCATTGTGGGAGCACTGGTTATCGGCCAGGCAGCGGTCCAGGCCAATATTGTTTCGCCGGCCATGATCATTGTGGTGGCCGCCACCGGCATCGCCACCTTTACGCTGCCCCAGTACAGCCTGGGCCAGACAGTTCGCCTGCTGCGTTTTCCCTTGATGCTGGCCGCCGCCTTTTTAGGCCTGTTTGGCCTGATGACGGCCCTGCTGGCCATCCTGCTGCACCTGTGTGCCCTGCGCAGCTTCGGGGTGCCCTATTTAAGCCCCCTGGCACCTTTTAACTGGCAGTCCTTTAAAGATACCATGCTGGTGGCCCCTCACTGGAGCAGGCGGCGCCGGCCGGCAGAAATGGTGCAGGCCAATACCAACCGCCTGGGCCAAAACCTCCGGCCCGGCCCTGATAAAGGTTAG
- a CDS encoding GerAB/ArcD/ProY family transporter: MAQVQMSRGELLVLTVAAVTGFGHFITVAQVLQAAGRDAWLALTVALLPALALALILGALAYLKPGQALDILAARLFGKWAGKTVSLFYGVFFLLAVAMTLRCLVDFMRNAFNPLTPSLAMTVIFMLLALYAVLSGLENIARVSLLLLPLMIVLGLTLTVISLEEKEYILLLPVAERGMLPVIQGAVPLLGLFGELVVLAVLADTVRDGKYMWQTTLTAVAVFGLMFIGPLTGPVAILGERIAARTPYPTFVEIKYAKTLARFQTIAVLLWVWGSFFRITFYYYTAARCLGRFCGFRKNSREMALATGAAIFLTTVYVFPTVAEVKAFIDRPFTYLALAVGYLPPPVLLAGLVVQKLRQGRWVWGTN; this comes from the coding sequence TTGGCTCAGGTTCAAATGTCCCGTGGGGAATTATTGGTATTGACGGTGGCAGCCGTCACGGGTTTTGGCCATTTCATAACGGTAGCCCAGGTCTTGCAAGCAGCCGGCCGGGATGCCTGGTTAGCCCTGACGGTAGCGCTGCTGCCTGCTCTGGCCTTGGCCTTAATATTAGGGGCCCTGGCATATCTGAAGCCCGGGCAAGCCCTGGACATTCTGGCCGCCCGGTTATTTGGCAAATGGGCAGGTAAAACGGTTTCATTATTTTATGGGGTGTTTTTTTTACTGGCCGTGGCTATGACGTTGCGTTGCCTGGTAGATTTTATGAGGAATGCTTTCAACCCTCTGACGCCTTCGTTGGCAATGACTGTTATTTTTATGTTATTGGCATTGTATGCGGTACTAAGCGGCCTGGAGAACATTGCCAGGGTAAGCCTTTTGCTGCTGCCGCTAATGATTGTACTGGGTCTAACCTTAACAGTTATTTCTCTGGAAGAAAAGGAGTATATCCTGCTGCTGCCTGTTGCGGAACGAGGGATGCTGCCGGTTATACAGGGGGCGGTGCCGTTGCTGGGGTTATTTGGCGAGCTGGTTGTATTGGCTGTTTTGGCAGATACTGTAAGAGACGGCAAATATATGTGGCAGACAACCCTGACGGCAGTAGCTGTTTTTGGGCTGATGTTTATCGGACCGCTGACCGGGCCGGTGGCTATACTGGGAGAAAGAATTGCTGCCAGAACACCCTACCCTACCTTCGTTGAAATAAAGTATGCCAAAACGCTGGCAAGGTTTCAAACCATTGCTGTGTTGCTCTGGGTATGGGGCAGTTTCTTTCGCATTACTTTTTATTATTATACCGCTGCCAGATGTTTGGGGCGTTTTTGCGGTTTCCGGAAAAACAGCCGGGAGATGGCTTTAGCCACCGGTGCAGCAATTTTTCTGACAACGGTGTACGTATTTCCTACCGTAGCAGAAGTTAAAGCCTTTATTGACAGACCATTTACTTACCTGGCTCTGGCAGTGGGTTATCTGCCGCCGCCGGTGCTGCTGGCGGGCCTGGTGGTGCAAAAACTGCGGCAAGGCCGGTGGGTATGGGGGACAAACTAA
- a CDS encoding sigma factor G inhibitor Gin, with protein sequence MQELPVCVICRSVLANPDAGIIILGKAICADCEQKIISLTGNEPDYAVYISGLRKIWCGREA encoded by the coding sequence ATGCAGGAATTACCTGTGTGTGTAATATGCCGGTCGGTATTGGCGAACCCTGATGCCGGCATTATTATTTTAGGTAAAGCCATTTGTGCTGACTGTGAGCAAAAAATTATCAGCCTGACCGGCAATGAGCCGGATTATGCCGTTTATATCAGCGGCCTTAGAAAAATTTGGTGCGGCAGGGAGGCTTGA
- a CDS encoding aminotransferase class I/II-fold pyridoxal phosphate-dependent enzyme: MNQQKAPLWEALVKHAHGAAAQLHIPGHRSGQAIPPEFLQLAGQAVFTLDVTEIPGLDDLHNPQGPLAEAMALAAAAYGAEQSFMLVNGTSCGLMALIMACCGPGDKIMVPRNAHRSVVSGLILSGAHPVYYQPGVLDDFACLTGPDVCQIKQLLKENREVKAVLAVNPTYYGVAGDIAALAGLCHAAGIPLLVDEAHGAHLRFHPQLPPDALSCGADAVVQSTHKTAGSLTQSALLHVQGARVDRSRLAEALRMLQSTSPSYLLLASLDTARRQLALQGRQLLDQALVLARRCRKQLAGIAGVKVLSRHHLGGAGAAWLDPTRLTVSLLPAGLTGYQTADLLHRRYQVNVEMADAANVVAVISIGTREEDCRQLIKAVAELAGAAGAPVCWPALPQLPAPEVALPPREAWQHPGQYVALEKCLDLISGETVAVYPPGIPVVCPGEVIRQPVLEYLLAVRQQGVHIQGPADHTLRSLRVLR; this comes from the coding sequence ATGAACCAACAAAAGGCTCCTCTCTGGGAGGCTTTAGTAAAACATGCACATGGGGCCGCTGCCCAATTGCATATTCCTGGTCACCGCAGCGGGCAAGCCATACCGCCGGAGTTTTTGCAACTGGCCGGACAGGCGGTATTTACGCTTGATGTGACCGAAATTCCCGGTCTGGATGACTTGCATAATCCGCAGGGACCCCTTGCGGAAGCCATGGCGTTGGCTGCCGCAGCCTACGGAGCGGAGCAAAGTTTTATGCTGGTTAACGGTACCAGCTGCGGCCTGATGGCGTTAATCATGGCCTGCTGCGGCCCGGGGGACAAAATTATGGTGCCCCGCAATGCCCATCGCTCGGTGGTATCCGGGCTGATATTATCAGGCGCACACCCTGTCTATTACCAGCCGGGGGTGCTGGATGATTTTGCCTGTTTAACCGGGCCGGATGTTTGTCAGATTAAACAATTATTAAAGGAAAATCGGGAGGTTAAAGCAGTCCTGGCGGTTAATCCCACCTATTACGGGGTGGCAGGGGATATAGCCGCCCTGGCCGGCCTGTGCCACGCTGCCGGCATACCTTTGCTGGTGGATGAAGCGCACGGCGCCCACCTGCGCTTTCACCCGCAGCTGCCGCCGGATGCCCTGAGCTGCGGGGCGGATGCAGTGGTGCAAAGCACTCATAAAACCGCCGGCTCCCTTACCCAGTCCGCTTTGCTTCATGTGCAAGGAGCCAGGGTCGACCGCAGCCGGCTGGCCGAGGCCCTGCGCATGTTGCAAAGCACCAGCCCCTCCTATCTTTTGCTGGCTTCCCTGGACACAGCCCGCCGGCAGCTGGCCCTGCAGGGCCGGCAGCTGTTGGACCAAGCCCTGGTCCTGGCCCGCCGATGCAGGAAGCAGCTGGCCGGCATAGCGGGGGTAAAAGTATTAAGCCGGCACCACCTGGGAGGGGCAGGCGCAGCCTGGCTGGATCCCACCCGGCTAACAGTTTCTCTGTTGCCGGCGGGTTTAACCGGTTATCAAACGGCTGATCTGTTGCATCGCAGGTATCAGGTTAATGTAGAAATGGCTGATGCTGCCAATGTGGTGGCGGTAATTTCTATCGGCACCCGGGAGGAAGACTGCCGTCAATTAATCAAGGCGGTGGCTGAACTGGCAGGTGCTGCCGGGGCGCCGGTTTGCTGGCCGGCGTTGCCGCAGTTGCCGGCGCCGGAGGTGGCCCTGCCCCCCCGGGAAGCCTGGCAGCACCCCGGTCAATATGTGGCCCTGGAGAAATGTTTGGATCTGATTAGCGGTGAAACGGTGGCGGTATATCCGCCGGGTATTCCGGTGGTTTGTCCGGGAGAAGTGATCCGGCAGCCGGTGCTGGAATATCTCCTGGCGGTCCGGCAGCAGGGCGTGCACATACAGGGACCGGCCGACCACACGCTGCGCAGCCTGCGGGTGCTGCGGTAG
- the tmk gene encoding dTMP kinase translates to MANIFIVFEGVDGSGKTTQLNLLNKYLSEQNIPTVMTREPGGTPVGEKIRELLLDRRFAEMQERAEALLYAAARAQLVAQVIRPGLAAGKVVLCDRYLDSSLAYQGYGRGMDTAFLAGINELATGGLRPDLTVLLDIPPREGLQRSRQDRPADRLESESLAFYQRVRSGYLALARQNPAAYLVLDARQPVQQLHTAICQAVGGLLGG, encoded by the coding sequence GTGGCCAATATTTTTATAGTTTTTGAAGGTGTGGATGGGTCGGGGAAAACCACCCAGCTCAACCTGTTAAATAAATATTTAAGTGAGCAAAATATTCCCACCGTTATGACCCGGGAACCGGGGGGAACACCGGTGGGGGAAAAAATTCGGGAATTGCTGTTAGATCGCCGCTTTGCGGAGATGCAAGAACGTGCCGAAGCGCTGCTGTATGCTGCTGCCCGGGCCCAGCTGGTGGCTCAGGTTATCCGGCCCGGGCTGGCCGCAGGCAAGGTGGTGTTGTGCGACCGGTATCTTGATTCCAGTTTGGCCTACCAGGGTTACGGCAGGGGTATGGATACCGCTTTTTTAGCCGGTATTAATGAATTAGCCACCGGCGGCCTGCGGCCTGATCTCACCGTCCTGTTGGATATACCGCCCCGGGAGGGGTTGCAGCGATCCCGGCAGGACCGGCCGGCGGATCGGCTGGAGAGCGAATCTTTGGCCTTTTATCAAAGGGTGCGCAGCGGCTACCTGGCGCTGGCCCGGCAAAACCCGGCGGCTTATTTGGTGCTGGATGCCCGGCAGCCGGTGCAGCAGCTGCACACGGCCATATGTCAAGCGGTGGGTGGTTTGCTTGGCGGATAA
- the holB gene encoding DNA polymerase III subunit delta': MVCLADKLSGIIGHQEVIRTLKNALQRNRVAHAYLFMGPPGIGKQTVARAYAGALLCQQPQAGDACGGCRSCRQMAGGNHPDFYRLAPGGSTLKIEQIRELQGRVQYKPYQSQRQVFVVEQAEAMTPEAANCFLKTLEEPAGQAVFILLSDRPYALLPTVLSRCQQLQFRPLSNREVAAGLVSLGGLDSQRAAQLAPLAGGSMSRALRLAGEGDRWPLRTKVLELVQQLAQINQSGALALAEQLAEDRNQAADFLEILSWWWRDILVYRYTGQPNKLVNQDRLADIEEQSRRYDPRVIAAILEAIQQARRRIQANANTRLTLEVLMLKIHSYGGNLNGSNSSWSSL, from the coding sequence GTGGTTTGCTTGGCGGATAAGTTGAGCGGTATCATCGGGCATCAGGAAGTGATCCGCACCTTAAAAAATGCCCTGCAGAGAAACCGGGTAGCCCATGCTTACCTTTTTATGGGGCCGCCGGGGATTGGCAAACAAACGGTAGCCCGGGCCTATGCCGGAGCACTGTTGTGCCAACAACCCCAGGCCGGCGATGCCTGCGGCGGCTGTCGGTCCTGCCGGCAGATGGCCGGGGGGAACCACCCCGATTTTTACCGGCTGGCGCCCGGCGGCAGCACGCTGAAAATAGAACAAATCAGGGAGCTGCAGGGGCGGGTGCAGTACAAGCCCTACCAATCCCAACGGCAGGTCTTTGTGGTAGAACAGGCGGAAGCCATGACCCCGGAGGCGGCCAATTGTTTTTTAAAAACGCTGGAGGAGCCCGCCGGGCAAGCGGTGTTTATATTATTAAGCGACCGGCCCTATGCTTTGCTGCCTACCGTTTTATCACGCTGCCAGCAGTTGCAATTTCGTCCTTTAAGCAACCGGGAAGTGGCGGCAGGGCTGGTGAGCCTGGGCGGCCTGGACAGCCAAAGGGCCGCTCAACTGGCACCTTTAGCCGGGGGAAGTATGAGCCGGGCCTTGCGGCTGGCCGGGGAGGGTGACCGGTGGCCCTTGCGGACAAAAGTTCTGGAGCTGGTGCAGCAGCTGGCGCAAATAAATCAATCGGGGGCCCTGGCCCTGGCCGAGCAGCTGGCGGAAGACCGAAACCAGGCGGCAGATTTTTTAGAAATCCTCTCCTGGTGGTGGCGTGATATACTGGTCTACCGGTACACCGGCCAGCCAAACAAGCTGGTAAACCAGGATCGTTTGGCGGATATTGAGGAACAGTCCCGCCGGTATGATCCCCGGGTTATTGCGGCAATACTGGAAGCGATACAGCAGGCCCGGCGGAGAATCCAGGCCAATGCCAATACACGTTTAACCTTGGAGGTTTTAATGTTGAAAATACACTCCTATGGAGGAAATCTCAATGGCAGTAACAGTAGTTGGAGTTCGCTTTAA
- a CDS encoding PSP1 domain-containing protein, whose product MAVTVVGVRFKKAGKVYYFDPADLALDKGDHVVVETTRGIEYGEVVVAPRQVPDDEVVAPLKQVLRKATEEDNRQVEANREKEKKAFLVALEKIAHHQLPMKLINVEQTFDGSKIIFYFTADGRIDFRELVKDLAAVFRTRIELRQIGVRDEAKMVGGLGCCGRELCCASWLADFAPVSIRMAKEQNLSLNPTKISGICGRLMCCLKYENDVYEEAKAGYPEVGTQVVAPEGDGKIIAINIFRQTVSVELQESKAVREYSLKELKIKKGRGECNCGCPARQD is encoded by the coding sequence ATGGCAGTAACAGTAGTTGGAGTTCGCTTTAAAAAAGCGGGCAAGGTGTATTATTTTGACCCGGCTGACCTTGCGTTGGACAAGGGTGACCATGTGGTGGTGGAAACCACCCGGGGTATTGAGTACGGCGAAGTGGTGGTGGCGCCGCGGCAGGTGCCGGATGACGAGGTGGTGGCTCCCTTAAAGCAGGTGCTGCGCAAGGCCACCGAGGAAGATAACAGGCAGGTGGAGGCTAACCGGGAAAAAGAAAAAAAAGCCTTTCTGGTGGCCCTGGAAAAAATTGCCCACCATCAATTGCCCATGAAATTAATCAACGTGGAGCAAACCTTTGACGGCAGCAAAATTATCTTTTATTTTACCGCCGACGGCCGCATCGACTTCCGGGAGCTGGTGAAAGATTTGGCGGCGGTTTTCCGCACCCGCATTGAATTGCGCCAAATCGGGGTGCGGGATGAGGCTAAAATGGTAGGGGGGTTGGGTTGCTGCGGCCGTGAGTTATGTTGTGCTTCCTGGCTGGCGGACTTTGCGCCGGTTTCCATCCGGATGGCCAAAGAACAAAATTTATCCCTTAACCCCACCAAGATATCCGGCATTTGCGGCCGGTTGATGTGCTGCCTCAAATATGAGAACGATGTTTATGAAGAAGCCAAAGCAGGTTACCCGGAGGTAGGCACCCAGGTTGTGGCGCCCGAGGGAGATGGGAAGATTATCGCCATCAACATTTTCCGGCAAACCGTAAGTGTGGAGCTGCAGGAGAGCAAAGCAGTCCGGGAGTATTCTTTAAAAGAATTAAAAATCAAGAAAGGCCGAGGTGAATGCAACTGTGGCTGCCCTGCCCGGCAGGATTAA